A genome region from Halorussus pelagicus includes the following:
- the pheS gene encoding phenylalanine--tRNA ligase subunit alpha produces the protein MKLPESQAAVLRAASANDARSIDQLADETGHKPETVTGAAFELESAGLVSVEEATDETVTLTDEAREYLDDRLPEVRLYEAAMDAGADAETVQMGRVIGQSGLEGPQVDIALSNYARKGYGTIESGEITADPDADPESDAEADALAALDAAESVEDDAVLEQLERRGLAELSESTVRSVTLTDEGVTAMMEGVETAETVGQLTPEMLTSGEWRDVEFAEYNVEADAENIDGGKTHILRQTANRVKDTLVGMGFEEMEGPHADAEFWINDCLFMPQDHPARTHWDQFALENPREIGELPDDLVARVEDAHRNGVGEDGDGYHSPWTEEVARGIDLRGHTTSLSMRYLSGHEVGELEPPQRFFSVEKVYRNDTLDPTHLLEFYQIEGWVMAEDLSVRDLMGTFEEFYAQFGITDIEFKPHYNPYTEPSFELFGTHPTTGEMVEIGNSGMFREEVLSPLGVECDVMAWGLALERLLMLMYGFEDIRDVHGTLCDLELLRETEVLH, from the coding sequence ATGAAACTACCCGAATCACAGGCCGCGGTGTTACGAGCCGCGAGCGCGAACGACGCACGGAGTATCGACCAACTGGCAGACGAGACCGGCCACAAGCCCGAGACGGTCACGGGCGCGGCCTTCGAGTTGGAGTCGGCAGGTCTCGTGTCGGTGGAAGAAGCGACCGACGAGACCGTGACGCTGACCGACGAAGCGCGCGAGTATCTCGACGACCGTCTCCCCGAGGTCCGACTCTACGAGGCCGCGATGGACGCGGGGGCCGACGCCGAGACCGTCCAGATGGGCCGGGTCATCGGCCAGTCCGGACTCGAAGGGCCGCAGGTGGACATCGCCCTGTCGAACTACGCCCGGAAGGGGTACGGCACTATCGAGAGCGGCGAGATTACCGCCGACCCCGACGCCGACCCCGAGTCTGACGCTGAGGCCGACGCCCTCGCCGCGCTCGACGCGGCCGAGTCGGTCGAAGACGACGCCGTGCTGGAGCAGTTGGAGCGTCGCGGACTCGCAGAACTCTCCGAATCGACGGTCCGGTCGGTGACGCTGACCGACGAGGGCGTGACCGCGATGATGGAAGGCGTCGAGACGGCCGAGACCGTGGGCCAACTCACTCCCGAGATGCTGACCTCCGGCGAGTGGCGCGACGTTGAGTTCGCCGAGTACAACGTCGAGGCCGACGCCGAGAACATCGACGGCGGCAAAACCCACATCCTGCGCCAGACCGCCAACCGCGTGAAGGATACGCTGGTCGGGATGGGCTTCGAGGAGATGGAGGGTCCCCACGCCGACGCGGAGTTCTGGATCAACGACTGTCTGTTCATGCCACAGGACCACCCCGCGCGGACCCACTGGGACCAGTTCGCGCTGGAGAACCCGCGCGAAATCGGCGAGTTGCCCGACGATTTGGTGGCGCGCGTCGAGGACGCCCACCGGAACGGCGTCGGCGAGGACGGCGACGGCTATCACTCGCCGTGGACCGAGGAAGTTGCGCGGGGAATCGACCTGCGCGGACACACCACCTCGCTGTCGATGCGGTATCTCTCGGGCCACGAAGTCGGCGAGTTGGAACCGCCCCAGCGGTTCTTCAGCGTCGAGAAAGTGTACCGAAACGACACGCTCGACCCGACCCATCTGTTGGAGTTCTACCAGATAGAGGGCTGGGTGATGGCCGAGGACCTGTCGGTGCGGGACCTGATGGGCACGTTCGAGGAGTTCTACGCGCAGTTCGGCATCACGGACATCGAGTTCAAGCCCCACTACAACCCCTACACGGAGCCGAGTTTCGAACTATTCGGCACGCATCCGACGACCGGCGAGATGGTTGAAATCGGAAACTCGGGGATGTTCCGCGAGGAAGTTCTCTCTCCGCTCGGCGTCGAGTGTGACGTGATGGCGTGGGGACTCGCGCTGGAACGCCTGCTGATGTTGATGTACGGCTTCGAGGACATCCGCGACGTTCACGGGACGCTGTGTGACCTTGAACTGCTCCGCGAGACGGAGGTGCTACACTGA
- a CDS encoding quinone-dependent dihydroorotate dehydrogenase, whose product MNAYQSVKPLLFGLPPETAHSVVHAGMRAAQGTPLTDALRARYVVNDDRLRVEAFDQTFPNPVGVAAGFDKNAEVPSTLASLGFGSVEVGGVTADPQSGNARPRMFRLREDEGIVNRMGLNNHGADVVGERLTGADVDVPVGVNLAKTEHVAIDDAPKDYRYTYRRVADGGDFFVVNVSCPNSEGFRDLQNRDSMEAILTTLLDAGASPLLVKLSPDLPDPAVEDALDLVNELGLDGVIATNTTTDRPDTLKSHNRAEEGGLSGKPIESRATEMVRFVAERVDVPVVGVGGVSTAEGAYEKIRAGARVVQLYTGLVYRGPSVARDINEGLLDLLERDGFDSVEDAVGVDIE is encoded by the coding sequence ATGAATGCCTACCAGTCGGTGAAACCACTTCTGTTCGGTCTCCCCCCGGAGACGGCCCATAGCGTGGTCCACGCGGGGATGCGCGCCGCGCAGGGAACACCGCTCACTGACGCGCTCCGAGCGCGATACGTCGTCAACGACGACCGACTCCGAGTCGAGGCGTTCGACCAGACGTTCCCCAACCCGGTCGGCGTCGCGGCCGGGTTCGACAAGAACGCCGAAGTGCCATCAACGCTGGCGAGTCTCGGATTCGGATCCGTCGAAGTCGGCGGCGTCACGGCCGATCCGCAATCGGGCAACGCCCGCCCGCGGATGTTCCGCCTCCGCGAGGACGAAGGCATCGTCAACCGGATGGGTTTGAACAATCACGGGGCGGACGTAGTCGGCGAGCGCCTCACGGGCGCGGACGTGGACGTTCCTGTCGGAGTCAATCTTGCCAAGACCGAACACGTTGCCATCGACGACGCCCCCAAGGACTACCGCTACACCTACCGGCGCGTCGCCGACGGCGGCGACTTCTTTGTCGTCAACGTCTCCTGCCCCAACTCCGAGGGGTTCCGCGACCTCCAGAACCGCGACTCGATGGAGGCCATCCTCACCACGCTGCTCGACGCGGGGGCGAGTCCGCTCCTCGTCAAACTCTCGCCCGACCTGCCGGACCCCGCCGTCGAGGACGCGCTGGACCTCGTGAACGAACTCGGTCTCGACGGCGTCATTGCGACGAACACCACAACCGACCGACCGGACACCCTCAAGAGTCACAACCGCGCGGAGGAGGGCGGTCTGTCGGGCAAGCCCATCGAGTCGCGGGCTACCGAGATGGTCCGGTTCGTCGCCGAGCGCGTGGACGTGCCGGTGGTCGGCGTCGGGGGCGTGTCCACTGCGGAAGGCGCGTACGAAAAGATTCGCGCGGGCGCACGCGTAGTGCAACTCTACACCGGACTGGTCTATCGCGGCCCGTCCGTCGCCCGCGACATCAACGAGGGCCTGCTCGACCTGCTCGAACGCGACGGCTTCGACTCGGTGGAAGACGCCGTGGGCGTGGACATAGAGTGA
- the pheT gene encoding phenylalanine--tRNA ligase subunit beta, whose translation MPVVDVNPDELRDLTGRDEKSDDELIDDMFALGLEFEGRTEDGDLQLEFAPDRLDRLSVEGVARSLRYQYGDDRGIYVPGTNDADWTIEVEESVPDERPYVTGAVIRDVDLDEEALDSLIQLQEKLHATMGRKRAKGAIGIHDLTMLKGQAASVEGQTEAGNSIVYRGIDSDGDRFVPLDSDADMTPDEVLRSHPTGETYADLVAEYDRYPAIYDDIGLFSFPPVINGRRTEVSTESRDLFVELTGTDQWTIDHMCNIICYALDARGAKVEEVAVSYPDRDLLRPDFEVREKTVTHERIESLLGIDLSAERVIDLLERSGLDARTEEVGDDELAYEVEIPPYRVDVLHPLDIVDDVGRAYGFNDLEPRYPDVGTVGGRHERSKLEDAAREVLVGLGFEDLLNFHMINEDENFDRMGLARPGESADPDTDGAAAGDVLGADDPATILEPYSEDYTMLRTWALPSLLMVLERNTHRSYPQDLAEIGLAARVDESENTGVAERRTVAGALARHDASYEDAKARLQAIARNFDVELETPATDHPSFIDGRAASVVLDGETAGVVGELHPKVLVEHDLELPVAAFEFRLDALE comes from the coding sequence ATGCCAGTCGTAGACGTGAATCCCGACGAACTACGGGACCTGACCGGCCGCGACGAGAAGAGCGACGACGAACTCATCGACGACATGTTCGCCCTCGGTCTCGAATTCGAGGGGCGGACCGAGGACGGCGACCTCCAACTGGAGTTCGCGCCCGACCGACTCGACCGCCTCTCGGTCGAAGGCGTCGCGCGCTCGCTGCGCTACCAGTACGGCGACGACCGGGGCATCTACGTGCCGGGCACCAACGACGCCGACTGGACCATCGAGGTCGAGGAGTCGGTGCCCGACGAACGGCCCTATGTCACCGGCGCGGTGATTCGTGACGTGGACCTGGACGAGGAAGCGCTCGACTCGCTCATCCAGTTACAGGAGAAACTTCACGCGACGATGGGCCGCAAGCGCGCGAAGGGAGCCATCGGCATCCACGACCTGACGATGCTGAAGGGGCAGGCCGCCAGCGTGGAGGGCCAAACCGAGGCGGGCAACTCCATCGTCTACCGGGGTATCGACTCCGACGGCGACCGATTCGTCCCGCTCGACTCGGACGCCGATATGACGCCCGACGAGGTCCTGCGCTCGCATCCGACCGGCGAGACGTACGCCGACCTCGTCGCCGAGTACGACCGGTATCCCGCCATTTACGACGACATCGGCCTGTTCTCGTTCCCGCCGGTCATCAACGGCCGCCGGACCGAGGTCTCGACCGAGTCGCGGGACCTGTTTGTGGAACTGACCGGCACCGACCAGTGGACCATCGACCACATGTGCAACATCATCTGCTACGCGCTCGACGCTCGGGGCGCGAAAGTCGAGGAAGTCGCGGTTAGCTATCCGGACCGCGACCTCCTTCGGCCCGACTTCGAGGTCCGCGAGAAGACGGTCACCCACGAGCGCATCGAGAGCCTGCTCGGCATCGACCTGAGCGCCGAGCGGGTTATTGATCTGCTGGAGCGGTCGGGTCTCGACGCTCGAACCGAGGAGGTCGGCGACGACGAGTTGGCCTACGAGGTCGAGATTCCGCCCTACCGCGTGGACGTGCTTCACCCCCTCGACATCGTGGACGACGTGGGCCGCGCCTACGGCTTCAACGACCTCGAACCGCGCTACCCCGACGTGGGGACGGTCGGCGGCCGACACGAGCGGTCGAAACTCGAAGACGCCGCCCGCGAGGTTCTCGTCGGACTCGGCTTCGAGGACCTGCTCAACTTCCACATGATAAACGAGGACGAGAACTTCGACCGAATGGGACTCGCCCGGCCGGGTGAGTCGGCAGACCCCGACACAGATGGTGCGGCCGCGGGCGACGTTCTCGGTGCGGACGACCCCGCGACCATCCTCGAACCCTACAGCGAGGACTACACCATGCTCCGGACGTGGGCGCTCCCCTCGCTGCTGATGGTGCTAGAACGGAACACCCACCGAAGCTATCCGCAAGACCTCGCGGAAATCGGTCTCGCGGCCCGTGTTGACGAGAGCGAGAACACTGGTGTCGCCGAGCGCCGGACGGTCGCCGGAGCGCTTGCGCGCCACGACGCCTCCTACGAGGACGCGAAGGCGCGACTGCAGGCCATCGCGCGTAATTTCGACGTCGAACTGGAAACGCCAGCGACCGACCATCCGTCGTTCATTGACGGGCGCGCGGCCTCGGTCGTACTGGACGGCGAGACCGCGGGCGTCGTCGGGGAACTCCACCCTAAGGTGCTGGTCGAACACGACCTCGAACTGCCGGTCGCGGCGTTCGAGTTCCGACTCGACGCGTTAGAATAG